TCAAGGGCGTTACCGGCACCAATGCCAACTCCTGCCACCATCCGCAGCTGATTGGCTACCACATCCACATCTGCATCACCGGCATCAGTAATCGAGCCAGCAGTTGCCGTCAGCGATACCGAGCCAGCTGTCCCGTCGGTGGCGATACCCGCTACTGCAATCGAGTCGCCTGCAAGGACCCGGATATCTCCAGTCGCGCTTGTCAGGCGGCTGTCGTCGCTCATCGTCACACTGCCAGCGCTCGCCTCAACGTCTATCGTACCGCCGTTACCAGTCTGTATATCAACCTCGGCGTCGGTGCTAATACTCCCGGCTGCAATTACACTGATGTTCCCGCTCGTGCTCCTCACATCCGCATTCACGGTGATGTCACGGTCCGGGTCAGTCCCCTGGGCCTGCAGCAGTATGTTCCCGCTGCCGTGGGCTGTCACAACCGCATTCACCGTCAGCGTTCCGTCAATTAGATCCACAACTACCGGGCCGTTCCCGTTCAGTGTGCGGACTCCCGCTCCACCAACAGTCAACGCGCCGGTCTCACGGATGTAGATCCCACCACTGGTCCTGTTCGTCGCTGCCAGTATCCCAATGGTGGTGTCAAGCGCGTCGTCAGCTGTAGCAGCTCCTATACCAGTCCGCGCACTCAGAGTCACCGTCCCAGTTGTCACCAGGTTCACATCGTTATTGTCCCGCGCGTCGGTAATCGCTCCGGTATCATCATTATTGGAATCCGCCGTTACGGTGATGTTGCCACCGTTCGTGCTCTCCAACAGCCCGAGCGCTACGTTAGAGGTTGCAGAATAGGTGATCGTGCCGTCCACCGTTGTCGCTCTGGCAGCAGCGTCCATCGTTATCGACCCACCGCCTGCCGTCACGGAAATTGTCCCAGTGCCAGTCGTACTGACGTGACCGGTTACCCCTTGACTCACTCCCTCGCCCGCAGTTATATCGACAATCGCGTTCCCAGCAGCGATTGATTGTTCTATCTGTAGATTCCCCGCCTCGCTGGCAAGCGTTACCGTTCCATTGTTGGTCGTAATTCCTACCGTGGTTACCGTTCCTACGGCAAATCCATCAGTATCGGTGTAGCTCAGGGCCGCTTCATCTGCGGTCAGATTAGCCGCCAGGGTTGTCACAGTGTTGGCTGTGTTCGTCAGGGTATACGGCCCGGTTCCCACCAGCTCCAAACCACCACTGATCACCGGCCCAGTCTGGGTTACCCCATTACCTGCCTGTAGCCGGGTATCGGCGGTCGTGCGGATTCCCGCACCATCATCACCGAGATCACCAAGATCAAAGCCTCCGATGTCACGGTAGCTGATCGCTCCGTCAGCATCGGCGCTATTCGCTGCATTCCGGGTTTCCAATACCACCGTGGTAAAATTGTTGTTCTCGTTGTCCAAGGTAATGGAAGCGCCACCATCCAACCGCGTTCTCACGTGCAGCGTCGTACCCAAGAGACGGCCACTCTGCGTCACCTCCCCGCCAAAGAACAACCGCAAATCCTCGGACACAGACAGCGCCGGAGCAGCAAAGCCGCCTCCGGTGGTCTCCAGCCGCAAATGCTTCAGTCGTCGGGTCTCCCCAATAGCGCCGGTGATCGTGATCGTTCCGCTGCCGGAAGTCACCGTCAGTCCCTGCTCATCGCCTACTGCCGCATCCACGGTACTGGTAAGGGAAACATTCCCGCCTCCAGCTCCGGTATGAATGACCGTGTCCTCCTGCAGATCCACGGCCCCGGTCAATGTCACGTTGGCCTCAGCGGTCGTATGCGTCCCGTTGGTGCGGATGGTGTCGGCTGTCACTTCCTGCACGCCAGAAGTCGTTACATCTCCCCTAAAACGGGCCTCCGCAGCACTCACCACCGTCAGGCTGCCCAGCGCCGTGACTCCAACAGCATCTTGCAAATCAATGCTGCCGTCTCCCGCCGTCAAACCCAAGGTCTGAACACTAGCATCATTGGCATTGATGGTTCCGGTAACGGTGATATCACCCGCGCCGGTACCGGTGTTCAGCTCCGTATTGCCCAACAAAACAAGGTCCCCTGTGAGGCTGATTGCATTGTCGGTGGTCTGGTGGGCCTCCGTTATCCGGATGGTGCCTGCGGTTACACTTTGTTCTCCTGCAGTGGTCACATTCGCACCAAACTCGGCAACAGCGGCACTGCTTACTGTCAAAACACCCAGAGGTTGTGTTCCTCCCACCGCGCCGCTTAACGTCACGTTGCCCGTTCCCGCTATCAGCGCCAGTGTGCGGTTATTGGCGACAGCGTCCGCATCGATCGTCACGTTGAAGGTGATGTCCGCGCCATCCGGCTCGTTACTTCCATCAGTCGTATCGATCGTGACGTTTGCACCAAGAATGACCGCATCATCAAACGTGACAGGATTTCCTGCGGTGACTACGTCGGCATTCAGGGTTGTCGTGACGCCCGATCCGTTGAATGTGAGCGATGCGTTGTCGGCACCGGTAATTTGTCCAGCGACGGTTATGGAGCCTCCATCAGGAGTCCGAAAAACGACAGGATCGATGAAGGTTGCTGGATTTATAGTGATATTGTGCTCACCATTATCGCGGCCAATGGTTATGGAGGCAAACCCATCCTGCAAGCGATCAATCTCAGCTTGAGTCAGGGAGAAATCACCAGCCCCTCCAGCGATTCCGATGGAACGTGTCGTGGTAACCGGCTGCAAAGTTAAAACACTGTCGGTGCCGGAAATAGACGCACCAATGGTGATGCTATTGGTGGTCAGGGTAATAGGCTCGTCGTTCCCAGCCTGAATAGTACCCGCCGCTGTATTCTCAAAAGCACTGGATGTGACGTTCACCTGGCCTGTAGCAGACAGGAAACCGCTCACGAGAAGGTCCGCATCCGAATCATCAAACAGGAAGTCTCCATCTATCGTCAGGCCGGCGATCTCGATTGCACCGTTAAATGTAATGTCTGCACCGGTTAAGTGGGCATCACTTAGAAACACGTTCGACAAAGTCGCGGTATCAGGGACGTCCAGGTTCCAGGAGCTACCGGACACTGTGCTTCGAAGCATTACTCGATCTGCCGAGGTTCCGGTTACAGTGAGTTCGGAAACGGTCTGGGTAGTTCCGGCAGCGAATCTTATGGACTTTGCCGACACTTCAATACCCAGATTGTTGAAGGCGTTTGATCCGCTGATTACCGAGGTTTTGTCAGCGTCTGCAAACGCGACCGTTCCGGTGCCGGGAGAAAAGGTTCCCCCGGATCGGTTCCAGTTACCCGCAAGGGTTATGGTGTTTTCCCCAACGGCCAGTGAACCGCCCAGGAGATTGATGGAATCGGTAACGACAAGATTAGCATCTAGCGTAAGGCCACCCGAGTTTATGATCAGATCGTTACCAATGGTCAAACCGTCTTGAATGGTGACCCCGTTTGCCGATTTATCTATGCTGAGATCGTAAAACTCCGGGGTTCCGGCAACAACAGACGGTTCGGCCCCAACGAAGCTCGTTATTCCCGAGGTTTGGACAAAACTGCCCCCGGATAGCGTAAAATCACCGGCAACGTCCAGATCACCGGCCAGTTGGGCTGTTCCCGCCACGATTTCCAGATTGAAATAGTCCACACCGGGATAGGTCTGAATGGTGTATGTCTCTGCTGGATCAGGGGCATAACGCACGGTTCCAGAGGTGGGGTCGGTTTTCGAGATGTTCTGGCCGTTGCCACCGGTGCGGATGATGGTTCCTGAGTTGCTCAAGGAACCATTGATGGTAATATCTGCTGATGTTGTAAGCTCTGCATTTTCGTGAATGGTCAGATCGAAGACGGTTATGTCGGCTGTCAGTGCCGGATAATTGGCAACCTCAGGAATAATGAAGGAATCATTTTCCGCTGGAGCTGCCGAAGGATCCCAGTTGTCAGGATCCTGCCAATTCGAGACATCACCCGATCCTGACCAAGTCCTCGTCACTGGAGTTTGATCATCCCAGAAAGAACCATCAGGCCCAGTATCGGTGTTTACATCAAGACTGCTATCCAAAGCCTGAATACTTGATCCAGCATCATCCACCTGCCCATATTCCACGTTAACAAAGGACACCACCGCCGGACTGCCTTTCAAGTTGAGGAAGGTCCAGTTTGCATCTGCTGTTCCTCGCAAAATAATCCGATTTCCATCAACACCAACAACATCCAAATCATTAAACGTCTGGGTGCGGCCAGTTTCAAATTGCAACGTCTTACCAGCAGCGGAGGATGCCAAAATATTGAACGTATTGTTTCCCAGAATCTGTGAGGGGCCCGTCCCGGCAATGAACTCAACCAGGCTGGTCTGGGCGTTAAAACTGCCCAGGCCTCTTGTCCAGTTTCCCCCTACCCGAATACGCCGGGAACTACCGTTAAGGGTCCCATTGAGCAGAATATTTCCATTTATCGTAATGTCTGAACTCAAGGTAATCCCGGATCCGTTGGCAATGGTCAAATTCTGAAATGTCGGCTGCCCTGATATAGAGCCGTTTCCAGTAAAAGCAACCAAATCACCAGCAGCTGTGCCGGCGGTAAAAGTCCCGCCGGTCTGATTCCAGGATCTGCCAATAAAGAGACTATTGCCGTTGGATTCCAGGGTTCCCCCTGAAAGCACAAAGTCATTTACTACACGAATTTCACTCGGTAGCTGGGCCGTGCCTTCGGCGATCTCCAGATTGAAGTAATCCACCGATCCAAAATTGATCACGTCTCTATTTCGAAAGACGAAGATTCCCGAATCGGTGTCGGTGCGGTTGATCGTTCCTGTTCCATCAAGAACGATGCGCCCCTCGTTGTTCAAAAATCCTGTCTGAACGTTGCCATCGCCTGCCACCGTCAACTCGCCGCCGGAAGCGACATTCAGATTTGCCACCGATACTGGTGCGATTATCTCCGGGTATCGTGTACGTCCGCCGGGAATCAGCACCCAGTCAATGATGCCCGGGGCCTGGGTAACAGGATCACCACTTGCTCGCGTCCAGTTCCCGGGAGTAGTCCAGGATGTGTCTACCGATCCCGTCCACTGGTACACGTCTCGCCGGAAGATCCAGCCGGGAGTTACGGGGTCGTCGCTCCCGATTGTGACGTTCCCCCCATTAACCGAGTTGAACTTCGCATCTATGTAGGTGCCGGTTACGTCACTGTTCGAGACAGAAACATAGTCCACGTCGGTACCGGCAACGGAGCCATGGGCGATGACGAAAGGATCGAATCCGGTCGCCGTCAGACTGATCAGGTTGTCGGAGGAGCCTTTCAAGACGAGGTTCTCAATGGTTTGAGTCCGGCCACTCTCAAAAACCAGATCCTTTCCGGGAGCAACGCTCCTGAGCGTATGAAAGCTGGTCTCCCCGCGTATTGTCGAAGGGCCCGAACCTGCCAAAAACTCCACGGTGTTTGTTTCAGGAGTGAATGTCCCGTTATTGGTCCAGTTTCCCCGCAGGCGAATAGTTTGATTTACAGTCAGGCTGGATGCGTCTGCTATTTCTATGGAATCGAAGGTGGTGACGTTGCCAGACAGCTCAGGGGTACCGATAGTACCATTGAAGGTAACCTTGTACCCATTGGTGTTCAGGATACCGTTGTTTACGAAATTCCCGCTAATTGAAATATCGCCACCGAGGTTGAGAACAGCTCCGGTATCGATGGTGAGATTATGGAAGTTGAGAGCACCGGAGGTGTTGCTGACCGCGTTGTTGGCAATCCGGATGGTACCGGTTCCCGAAAAAGGTTCAGCAACCGATGACGAAATATTGCCCCCAACAGTAACTGTATGTCCTCCGAGCCCCAAGGCACCACTCAAAACCGAGAGCGATCCGTTTATGTTCATGCCATCGACTGCAGTCAGTGTTCGAGTTGACTCTACTGCAACTGTTAGATTGAAGTACTGAGCACCAGTCCAACCGACACCAGCAGTGTAATCAAAGTCACCCTGGTAACGTACCGTACCACTATTCGCAGCGACTTGTGTTGATGCGGAGTTTGTTCCTTCAAATATTATCGTGCCGTTGTTGCGGAGCCCATCCTGTTGGGTTAGTGTGTGGTCGTTAAGGTTGAGTGTTGCAATTCCGCCAAGAAACAATTGCCGGACTTGTCTGTTTGCATCCAGAACTGGATACACCGATAATCCAGATGGAATAAGAACCCTGAGGTTATCAGCATCTGGGGATCCCCCTCCGTCCCAATTCGTATCGTCATTCCAATTCTCGTTGTTACCGCCGGTCCATGTGCGATTTATCGCATCAGAAAAATTTGACCATTGACCCGTTACATTCCCCAAGTTGAAGCTTACCGCGCCCACATTGATTTGTGCATTACTAGAGTTTGCATCACTCACAAACAAATAGTTGTTAGTACCTGCGACACTACTGTTAATTGTCCACTGAACACCGGGTACTGAACTTTGAAGTGAGATATACCTCGTAATTGTATCTGGGCTAAGGTTTAGTGTATTCGAGACGGTTTGTGTGCTTTCTGCTTCAAAAATCAGAACTTTGTCATTAGCAGTAGACCGGAGTCCAAAAAAGGTTGTATTTCCCAATATTTGCGACGGCCCCGAGCCCGCAACAAACTCTACTATTTTTCCACCAGCATCAAAAATCCCCCGGTTCTCCCAATCCCTCCGGACAAATACTGTAGTTGCCCCACCAGCCAGGGTTAAACTTCCACCAGTACCTATTCGAATCGTTTCAAAGGTAAAATTGGCACCAAGGGTAAGGATAGTAGTTCCACTGAAGATCACGGGAAAACCATTAGCCTGAAAACCACCATCAGCAGTCATATTCAGAGCAACATCTCCAGCAAACTCCACCTGAGCACCAAGTCTGACCGTTGCGCCCACTGGCGCAGAAAAGGCGTTAAACTCCCCCTCTATAATGAATGTTCCGTTTCCCCCAGCCATGGCACCTACAGAGAGAGAACCACCGCTGGAAATAACCGGGGTGTTGGTTGAAGTGAAATTAGTAATGGTCAAATTACTGTCGTTTAATTGAACAGAAGATGCAGCATCACTCGTTAAAGAAGCAGCAGTAAAATCCCCCTGGGTCAAATCCAGGGTACTGCCATTTTCCATGGTAAGGGTGCCAAGATTTGCTGTATCCGAAGGTTTGCCTACCTCGAAGAGGGAGTTATCCAGCGAAACATCGAGGCTTCCGGTGTTTGTCAGGGTATCCACCCGCAGCTCATTCCCCGCCCCCACAGTAATGGTCAGATCACCACTTACTGTAAGAGCACCAACCGATACATTTTTTGCCGGTGAAAGCCCAACCCCAGCCAAGGTAAGGTTCGTAATCGATGAATCTTCCTTGATTTCCAATGTACCACCGGAAACATCCAAAGTTCCCATGGCGGCAATTTGGTTTAGATCAATGGCTCCATCTGTTGAGGTTATCTGCGAACCAGCATCACCGTTAACAAGGCCGGAAACTGTCAGGCCATGAATGCCGGTAGATAGCGTGCCTGTTCCCTCCAGAAACAGGCTTGTGGCTTCAGCGTCCGCTGTCAAAGTAACGGTGTGCCCGTTCTGGACAATAACCGTATCGTCCGAACCCGGAATGCCCTCGGGACTCCAGGTGGTTGCAGCACTCCACACCCCATCACCAGAAGAAGTATACGTGGTCTGCCCCCAGGCAACGCCTGTAACAAGGAAGAGGAGGCCAACCAGGACCATGATCCGAAGGGGAACCATCGCCAGTACACGTAAAGAAAGAGACCGCACCACGGGAGGAAATTGGGTGTGCGAGAAACCAACAAATGGTGTTCGCCGGTGTGGGTTGCGTCTCACCTGCACCTCTGATTACGTGGTCTTCTTACATACTCTGCCGGGGTGGACGAAAAAGCGGCACCAGGCAGACCTGCTAGTTGTCTATAACAATATCGCAAAACGCAGAGGTCTCCTACTCCCATTCAGTATATCGACCGATTTACCACACGAATCAACTCCCCAGAATCGAGGGGGTTCTTCTACAACAAAGCAGGTAATCCTGACACAGGGGGAGCAGCGGGATGATAATACAATAAAGCCTGAGCAACTACGCATCGCCGCCTGGACGGGGTTGCCGTTTCCAGTTGTCGGAGTACGATCTATCGGCTGGCCTCCGCCGGTGAGTTTGAGCCGGCGCGGTCAATCGCCCCAGTGGCTTGAGAGCGGGACGGCCGAACGCGGCGTGTTCGGCTTGTCGGGCGTGAGATCGGGAATGCCGTCCTCTACCCGGCCGGTGGTCCGGTTGATGTTTTCTGTTGTGCTCATACCCTGTATGAGGCGCTGGAGAACATCGGCGCTTGCGAGAGTGTTGCCACATGCAATCATTCGTTCTCCCGCGTGAGGTGCCGGAGGGGCGCCGCAGGCGGTCAGCCGTGACGGGTACCGTCAGGGCTGACGGAACCCCCGCAGGGACCGACCCGGGGGCGGCCCGGAAGGACGCTCCCGGGGCACGCCTGAATCCGGCTCCCCAGGTATCCCTGCTCATCCGTGTCACATACGTAGCGCACGTTCTCCAGTTGGTGAGGATCATATGCGGCTCGGGGATCGTGGGATTAATATGGCGCTCAGTGACTCGCTGTCCACTGTAGCGGGGGACCTGGTGGTTACCGGACGCCGATGTTCACCTCCCCACCAGCGGCCGCAACAACCCCTCCAGCCCGTTGGCCTTGATCTCGTAGATCGAGGCGAGCATCACTCCCAGCTCCCCCGGAGGGTATCCCTGCCCCCTGAACCACACCACGTAGGGTTCCGGCAGGTCCACCAGAAGGCGCCCGGCGTATTTGCCAAAGGGCATGCGCGTGTTTGCCAGTTTGATAAGCATTTCGTGTTCGTGATCCATAGCTCTTGTGAGTGTAGCGGAATGGCCCGTGCCGGGGAAAGCGGGAAGAGGTATACAGATTATGGGAGTAAAGTCGGTCCGGTTTAATGCGAATGAGGTGCGGGAGGATGCAGGAGACACCGGTTTCGCTCCCATACATGATCTTCTGGACCCAGGCGGTTCCTGAGATTCACCGTTTCGGTCGACCGCCCCCCTGTCGGGTACCGATGCGGTGGCGTTCTTTGACACGATCCTCTCGCCGTTGTGGCGGGTGTATCCGTCGGGCGACTTGTATCGTCGTGCGGTTCAGGTCAAGGTACGCTACCGATTCGGCTTTTACGACTCCCTGATCGTTGCCAGTGCTCTTGAGGATGGATGTACCCGATTGCTCTCGGAAGACCTGCAGGACGGGCAATCGATCGACACCCTTACCGTGGAAAACCCGTTCCGGTAGGGCTCCGGTGCGGCCGGAACGGCCAGAGTTCCCGTCGGAGGCGTTCCCGGGGCGGAGCGTGCTTGTTCGTGAAAAAGCGTACCGGAACGCCTACTCGTAATGCGTCCACATCCGCAGGACTCTTACGATTTTTTCTTCCCGGAAGACTTCATATACCAGTCGATGCTGTATGGTGATGCGGCGTGAATACGCCCCGGAGAGATCACCGATCAGCTTCTCAAAGGAAGGAGGGTTTTGAAACGGATCGGCTTCCAGAATGGCGAGCAGGGACTGTGCCTTGTCCTTCAACCCGGCCTCGGCGAGTTTGCGTGCGTCCTTTTTTGCATTTTTGGAATAGACCAGTTCCCACACTACCAGTCCAGCTCCCGGGAGCTTTCAGATAGCGGTTCTTTCATCCCGTTGACAATTGATTCTCTCATCCCGGGTATCGAGATCAAGTGCAACGTCTCCTGAATCGATTTCCAGTCCTCCTCGGAGAGAAGAACAGCTCTGCTTCGCTTTCCGGAGATGAGTACCGGTTCATGGGACTCATTGGTTTGATCGATCAGGCGATAGAGATTGGCGCGGGCGTCGCTTGCATTGAGTATCGTCATGGGTTCCTCCACAGCAACGGTACGCTTTAGCGTACGCTTTGTCAATACACATGTTGTGGGAAATAGCTCGGCACTCATTATCGTACGCGTCACGGGCCATCCCATCTACATCGGGAAGATGAGATCGTCATCGCCCGGAATGGACATCCTGTGGCTCTTTTCGCTGCAGCGGTACGTGAGGTCGAATACTCCCTCCGAGCTGTCGCGATCCAGTGGCGGGCGGTCTTGCCGGTAACGGCCATGGCCATGCGCAGGCGCTGGATCGAAATACGATTGGATCCGTTGCCGATTACCGGCCGGCCCGAGAGAACATCATACAATGACGTGAGTCGAAAACTACCCCCGGGTTCCAGAAAGATGCTGAAGCTCCTGGCGTGTGCGTCAGGTGCGGTGAACATTATGAGAAACGCGTGGTCGTCGTTCACAACTCCCGGACTTCTTCTTCGGCGAGATCGGTGATCTGCGCTATTTCCGCTATCGACATGTTTCGGGCTTTAAGCTTGCGCGCGGTCTCACGGCGCTTTTCTTCCCGGCCTTCCGCTTTACCCTTCTCCTCCGCATCGTGCAGCAGCTGAAGATGGGTCCGACGCGCTTTGTCCCGCGCTTCAAGCCGGTCCCGCAGCTCCGCGTCGGCAACGAACTCTTGATATCGCTTCTCAGCTTCACCGATCTCGGTTGTATCCTCCAGGATCGCCTTCATGATTGGGTCTTCCATGGCAGCTTCCTTGCCCCGGTGCTTTACATAGTACATCCACTTGCCGAACGCCGGCGAGGGCATCCGGCCGTGGTGTTCGAACCGGGGTAGCTCGATGAAGTGGATGAGGAAGTCCGTGAGTGGATCGAGCCGGGGCGCTTCCGGACAGCACGCGGTGAACGCGGTATGAAGGGGTGCCGAGGCGCTCTCCGGAAAGAGCCGAAAGTCCAGCACGTTGATACCCACCACCGGCTGGAGGCGACTGTAGATCTCCGACTCTGAAAGCTGATTGCCGTAGCTCCGTGTGTCGGCACGTTCCTCCCTCCGGTCCGGTACGTGCCTGAACCCAATAGTAGAGCGCCCGGGAAGCAAAGGCTGCGTGGTATGTTGCCTGCGCTTCCATCGTGTAGGTGGCTCCCGTGACGTCCGTGGCTTTTACGTCCACCACGGAGAGCTTGTCGTCGGCGAAATCCTTCTGATTGAAGGGGTTGATGATCTGCACCGTGGCAACCGCCGGGTAGCCGGCATCCTCCTGCACCGCCGAGAGCAGGCTTCGCAGAAGCCTGGTGCTCTGTCTGCCTCCAAAGACGTACTTGAAGACGAAGTCCGAGGTGAGGGGAACGGTCGGATGTGATTGGGGCGCGCCGTCCGCTGCCCGGCCGGTAGTCCGGTTGATGTTTTCTGTTGTGCTCATACCCTGTATGAGGCGCCGGAGAACATCGGCGCTTGCGTCGGCAGGAAAACTTCTCGTTTTTTCGACTCTGTTCTCGCGGGAGGGGCGCCGCAGGCAGTCTGCCGTGACGGGTACCGTTACGGCAGATCCACCAGAAGGCGCCCGGCGTATTTGCCAAAGGGCATGCGCGTGTTTGCCAGTTTGATAAGCATTTCGTGTTCGTGATCCATTGCTTCTGCGCGTGTAGCGGAATGGCCCTCGCCGGGGAAAGCGGGTCCGCACCGTTACCATTAGCGCTGGTCTCGACACGCCGTATATCCCACACATAGCGACCCTTTGGATATAGTTCTCGATTCGCTATCCTGTTGATCTGCCACCCAATCTGTATTACATTGTAAACATGGTCCGGTACGAGAACGCTGTCCGCAAGGATATCAAGACGCGGACGATACCGCCCCGGGTGATAAAGACGATCCATACTGCGCTCACGGTTCTGGACCAGACTCGGGATCTGCAACTCTTCGACGTGAAGGAGATGCGGGGATCATTCAGACGGACGTACTATCGATTGAGAAAAGGAAAGTACCGGGCAATTTTCTTTTTCGACGATCAGGGTGTTGCCGTGGTGCACCTGGGAAAGCGGGAAGAGGTATACAGATTATGGGAGTAAAATCGGTCCGGTTTAATGCGGATGAGGAAAAGGCGCTTGCGCTCCTCACCGGTGCGCTTCATATGGACACGTCCGGGGTCATCAAGAAGGCCCTGTGGGAGCTCTACGAGGATGTCCAGGATGCGGCGGTTATAGAGGCGTTTGAGGTGCGGGAGGATGCGGGAGACACCGGTTTTGCCCCCATACATGACCTTCTTGACCCAGGCGGTTCCTGAGATTCACCGGTTCGGGCGTGGTTGGACGACTACGTTGGGAGGGACGAGCAGGCGGCCCGGGCGATGGCATTTCTTGACCATGTGTCGCAGTATGCGTCGACCGGTGGGCGCCGTTTTTCCCGGGACGAGATGAATGCCCGTTGATTTTATCGATTCCAATGTGCTGATCTATCTTTTTGATCAGACCGACCCCAGGCGCCGCGGTATTGCCCGTGAGATGGTTGAGCGCAGTATTGCAGACGGAACGGGGGTTATCAGCATCCAGGTTGTGCAGGAGGTGCTGAACGTAACCACCAATAAAATGGAGAACCCCCTGTCGGATACCGATTCGGCTTTTACGACTCCCTGATCGTTGCCAGTGCCCTTGAGGGTGGTTGTACCCGACTGCTCTCGGAAGACCTGCAGGACGGGAAATCTCTCGAAACCCTTACCGTGGAAAACCCGTTCCGGTAGCACTT
This genomic window from Alkalispirochaeta americana contains:
- a CDS encoding Txe/YoeB family addiction module toxin; the protein is MWELVYSKNAKKDARKLAEAGLKDKAQSLLAILEADPFQNPPSFEKLIGDLSGAYSRRITIQHRLVYEVFREEKIVRVLRMWTHYE
- a CDS encoding HipA domain-containing protein; translated protein: MFTAPDAHARSFSIFLEPGGSFRLTSLYDVLSGRPVIGNGSNRISIQRLRMAMAVTGKTARHWIATARREYSTSRTAAAKRATGCPFRAMTISSSRCRWDGP
- a CDS encoding DUF3820 family protein, whose product is MDHEHEMLIKLANTRMPFGKYAGRLLVDLPEPYVVWFRGQGYPPGELGVMLASIYEIKANGLEGLLRPLVGR
- a CDS encoding beta strand repeat-containing protein, producing the protein MVLVGLLFLVTGVAWGQTTYTSSGDGVWSAATTWSPEGIPGSDDTVIVQNGHTVTLTADAEATSLFLEGTGTLSTGIHGLTVSGLVNGDAGSQITSTDGAIDLNQIAAMGTLDVSGGTLEIKEDSSITNLTLAGVGLSPAKNVSVGALTVSGDLTITVGAGNELRVDTLTNTGSLDVSLDNSLFEVGKPSDTANLGTLTMENGSTLDLTQGDFTAASLTSDAASSVQLNDSNLTITNFTSTNTPVISSGGSLSVGAMAGGNGTFIIEGEFNAFSAPVGATVRLGAQVEFAGDVALNMTADGGFQANGFPVIFSGTTILTLGANFTFETIRIGTGGSLTLAGGATTVFVRRDWENRGIFDAGGKIVEFVAGSGPSQILGNTTFFGLRSTANDKVLIFEAESTQTVSNTLNLSPDTITRYISLQSSVPGVQWTINSSVAGTNNYLFVSDANSSNAQINVGAVSFNLGNVTGQWSNFSDAINRTWTGGNNENWNDDTNWDGGGSPDADNLRVLIPSGLSVYPVLDANRQVRQLFLGGIATLNLNDHTLTQQDGLRNNGTIIFEGTNSASTQVAANSGTVRYQGDFDYTAGVGWTGAQYFNLTVAVESTRTLTAVDGMNINGSLSVLSGALGLGGHTVTVGGNISSSVAEPFSGTGTIRIANNAVSNTSGALNFHNLTIDTGAVLNLGGDISISGNFVNNGILNTNGYKVTFNGTIGTPELSGNVTTFDSIEIADASSLTVNQTIRLRGNWTNNGTFTPETNTVEFLAGSGPSTIRGETSFHTLRSVAPGKDLVFESGRTQTIENLVLKGSSDNLISLTATGFDPFVIAHGSVAGTDVDYVSVSNSDVTGTYIDAKFNSVNGGNVTIGSDDPVTPGWIFRRDVYQWTGSVDTSWTTPGNWTRASGDPVTQAPGIIDWVLIPGGRTRYPEIIAPVSVANLNVASGGELTVAGDGNVQTGFLNNEGRIVLDGTGTINRTDTDSGIFVFRNRDVINFGSVDYFNLEIAEGTAQLPSEIRVVNDFVLSGGTLESNGNSLFIGRSWNQTGGTFTAGTAAGDLVAFTGNGSISGQPTFQNLTIANGSGITLSSDITINGNILLNGTLNGSSRRIRVGGNWTRGLGSFNAQTSLVEFIAGTGPSQILGNNTFNILASSAAGKTLQFETGRTQTFNDLDVVGVDGNRIILRGTADANWTFLNLKGSPAVVSFVNVEYGQVDDAGSSIQALDSSLDVNTDTGPDGSFWDDQTPVTRTWSGSGDVSNWQDPDNWDPSAAPAENDSFIIPEVANYPALTADITVFDLTIHENAELTTSADITINGSLSNSGTIIRTGGNGQNISKTDPTSGTVRYAPDPAETYTIQTYPGVDYFNLEIVAGTAQLAGDLDVAGDFTLSGGSFVQTSGITSFVGAEPSVVAGTPEFYDLSIDKSANGVTIQDGLTIGNDLIINSGGLTLDANLVVTDSINLLGGSLAVGENTITLAGNWNRSGGTFSPGTGTVAFADADKTSVISGSNAFNNLGIEVSAKSIRFAAGTTQTVSELTVTGTSADRVMLRSTVSGSSWNLDVPDTATLSNVFLSDAHLTGADITFNGAIEIAGLTIDGDFLFDDSDADLLVSGFLSATGQVNVTSSAFENTAAGTIQAGNDEPITLTTNSITIGASISGTDSVLTLQPVTTTRSIGIAGGAGDFSLTQAEIDRLQDGFASITIGRDNGEHNITINPATFIDPVVFRTPDGGSITVAGQITGADNASLTFNGSGVTTTLNADVVTAGNPVTFDDAVILGANVTIDTTDGSNEPDGADITFNVTIDADAVANNRTLALIAGTGNVTLSGAVGGTQPLGVLTVSSAAVAEFGANVTTAGEQSVTAGTIRITEAHQTTDNAISLTGDLVLLGNTELNTGTGAGDITVTGTINANDASVQTLGLTAGDGSIDLQDAVGVTALGSLTVVSAAEARFRGDVTTSGVQEVTADTIRTNGTHTTAEANVTLTGAVDLQEDTVIHTGAGGGNVSLTSTVDAAVGDEQGLTVTSGSGTITITGAIGETRRLKHLRLETTGGGFAAPALSVSEDLRLFFGGEVTQSGRLLGTTLHVRTRLDGGASITLDNENNNFTTVVLETRNAANSADADGAISYRDIGGFDLGDLGDDGAGIRTTADTRLQAGNGVTQTGPVISGGLELVGTGPYTLTNTANTVTTLAANLTADEAALSYTDTDGFAVGTVTTVGITTNNGTVTLASEAGNLQIEQSIAAGNAIVDITAGEGVSQGVTGHVSTTGTGTISVTAGGGSITMDAAARATTVDGTITYSATSNVALGLLESTNGGNITVTADSNNDDTGAITDARDNNDVNLVTTGTVTLSARTGIGAATADDALDTTIGILAATNRTSGGIYIRETGALTVGGAGVRTLNGNGPVVVDLIDGTLTVNAVVTAHGSGNILLQAQGTDPDRDITVNADVRSTSGNISVIAAGSISTDAEVDIQTGNGGTIDVEASAGSVTMSDDSRLTSATGDIRVLAGDSIAVAGIATDGTAGSVSLTATAGSITDAGDADVDVVANQLRMVAGVGIGAGNALETTVNTVSARSTSGGIFLLETDDLIVGDTGVTVQRVGANAGVTPTTDATQSDVRTTADNGAIVLRTTNGSITLNEGTAPAGNTAVVAHGSGNILLQAQGADCDIAVNADVESTSGNISVIAARSISTAATVDI
- a CDS encoding type II toxin-antitoxin system Phd/YefM family antitoxin, whose product is MTILNASDARANLYRLIDQTNESHEPVLISGKRSRAVLLSEEDWKSIQETLHLISIPGMRESIVNGMKEPLSESSRELDW